The following are encoded together in the Nitrospirota bacterium genome:
- the rny gene encoding ribonuclease Y produces MDSMLYVGIAIAIGITVGLVMSLVYKSALKNQKATIDLDKGKTIEIAQKEAEHIRKEATLEAKDIVYQAKSDAEKELRERRNEVNQLEKRLRQKEETLDRKFEQNEKRDQELIKRDRDYTTKERAVQEKETKFTQLIKDQTEMLEKLSGISSEEAKQEILRRTEEEARFEVGKLIKKIEDEAKETAEKKAKEIIGFAVQRYASDYVADATVSAVSLPSDEMKGRIIGREGRNIRALEAATGVDLIVDDTPEMVTLSGFDPVRREIAKLSLERLIADGRIHPTRIEEVVEKVKKEVDANIREEGEKAVFDLGLSGIHPDLIKTLGRLKYRTSYGQNILQHSREVAYLAGMMAAEIGADQKLAKRAGLLHDLGKAIDHDTEGSHQEIGSNLAKKFGENFKVVNAIFAHHGDVDPLTVEAALVAAADALSAARPGVRRESIEHYLKRLEDLEKLALSFKGVEKCYAIQAGREIRIIVKPEEVNDDMSALIARDLSKKIEAEMSYPGQIKVTVIRESRHVDYAK; encoded by the coding sequence ATGGATAGCATGTTGTATGTTGGCATCGCCATTGCCATTGGCATTACGGTTGGTCTCGTGATGAGCCTTGTGTATAAAAGCGCTTTAAAAAATCAGAAGGCTACCATTGATCTGGACAAGGGCAAGACCATTGAAATCGCACAAAAAGAAGCTGAGCATATCAGGAAAGAAGCTACTCTGGAGGCAAAGGATATTGTCTACCAGGCCAAGAGTGATGCAGAAAAAGAACTAAGGGAACGCCGTAATGAGGTAAACCAGTTAGAAAAACGCCTCCGTCAGAAGGAGGAAACACTTGACCGCAAGTTCGAGCAGAATGAAAAACGCGATCAGGAGTTGATCAAGCGTGATCGTGATTACACGACAAAAGAACGTGCGGTTCAGGAAAAAGAGACTAAGTTTACGCAACTTATCAAGGATCAGACAGAGATGCTCGAGAAGCTCTCAGGCATTTCGTCTGAGGAGGCGAAACAGGAAATACTCAGGCGGACCGAGGAGGAAGCACGCTTCGAGGTTGGAAAACTTATCAAGAAAATAGAAGACGAAGCTAAAGAAACTGCCGAAAAAAAAGCGAAAGAGATCATCGGTTTTGCCGTGCAGAGGTACGCCAGCGACTATGTTGCTGACGCTACTGTAAGCGCGGTAAGCCTGCCAAGCGATGAAATGAAGGGAAGGATCATCGGTCGTGAAGGGAGGAACATCAGGGCGCTTGAGGCAGCTACCGGCGTGGATCTCATTGTTGACGATACACCGGAGATGGTTACCCTTTCAGGGTTCGACCCGGTCCGGCGCGAGATCGCGAAGCTCTCACTTGAGCGTCTGATCGCAGACGGCAGGATCCATCCTACAAGGATCGAGGAAGTCGTTGAGAAGGTAAAGAAAGAGGTTGATGCGAACATCAGGGAAGAGGGGGAAAAGGCGGTCTTCGATCTCGGGCTCTCCGGCATCCACCCTGATCTCATCAAGACCCTCGGCAGATTAAAATACCGTACTTCTTACGGACAGAATATTCTCCAGCACTCGCGGGAGGTAGCATATCTGGCAGGCATGATGGCCGCAGAGATTGGTGCAGATCAAAAACTGGCCAAGCGCGCAGGCCTGCTGCATGATCTTGGCAAGGCAATAGACCACGATACCGAAGGCTCTCATCAGGAAATTGGTTCCAACCTGGCAAAGAAATTCGGGGAGAACTTCAAGGTCGTCAATGCCATATTCGCCCATCATGGAGATGTTGATCCTCTGACGGTTGAGGCTGCTCTGGTGGCTGCTGCAGACGCACTCTCGGCTGCCAGGCCGGGGGTCAGGCGCGAAAGCATTGAGCATTACCTGAAACGCCTTGAGGACCTTGAAAAATTGGCCCTTTCGTTCAAGGGAGTAGAAAAATGTTATGCGATTCAGGCAGGAAGAGAGATCAGGATCATTGTGAAACCGGAAGAGGTCAACGATGATATGTCCGCCCTTATCGCCCGTGACCTGTCGAAAAAAATCGAAGCCGAGATGTCCTATCCTGGACAGATCAAGGTAACGGTCATAAGAGAATCGAGACATGTTGACTATGCAAAGTAA
- a CDS encoding TIGR00282 family metallophosphoesterase, with protein MKVLFIGDIVGKVGRQTVSACLPGLVDKHGIDLVIANGENVAAGFGLTESLVKDLFRMGVHVITTGNHVWDKKDFVGYISKENRVIRPANFAPGVPGYGSVVYSLSDGTKVGVLNLSGRIFMTPLDCPFRTAQTEIETLQKDTKIIIVDLHAEATSEKVAFGYFVDGKVSAVIGTHTHVQTADEKILSNGTAYITDVGMTGPAYSVIGIDVDQIIRRFLTGMPDRFETAQGPGILSAVVIDIDKDSGKATGIQRVMLNYP; from the coding sequence ATGAAGGTTCTCTTTATCGGAGATATTGTCGGCAAGGTCGGCAGGCAGACGGTGAGCGCCTGCCTGCCCGGCCTCGTTGACAAACATGGCATCGACCTTGTGATTGCCAATGGCGAAAATGTTGCGGCAGGTTTCGGCCTCACAGAAAGCCTGGTAAAGGACCTTTTCAGGATGGGCGTGCATGTCATAACCACGGGCAATCACGTCTGGGACAAGAAAGATTTTGTTGGGTATATTTCAAAAGAGAACCGGGTCATACGGCCTGCCAACTTTGCGCCAGGCGTTCCGGGATACGGCAGCGTTGTATACAGTCTGTCTGATGGCACCAAGGTTGGCGTGTTAAATCTTTCCGGCAGGATTTTCATGACACCGCTGGACTGCCCTTTTCGTACGGCTCAGACAGAGATTGAGACACTGCAGAAAGATACAAAGATCATCATTGTCGATCTCCATGCAGAGGCAACCTCGGAAAAGGTCGCATTTGGTTATTTTGTGGACGGAAAGGTGAGCGCGGTCATCGGAACCCATACGCATGTGCAGACAGCGGACGAAAAGATCCTTTCAAACGGCACTGCCTATATTACCGATGTCGGCATGACCGGCCCTGCTTATTCTGTGATCGGCATTGATGTGGACCAGATCATCCGGAGATTTCTGACCGGTATGCCGGACAGGTTCGAGACAGCCCAGGGTCCGGGAATTCTTTCGGCAGTGGTGATCGATATCGATAAGGATTCAGGAAAAGCAACCGGCATACAGAGGGTAATGCTCAATTATCCGTAA
- a CDS encoding HypC/HybG/HupF family hydrogenase formation chaperone: MCLAIPSKIIEKDQFRAVVDVYGARREINLMLMAEEVEIGDYVLVHAGFALQKVDESAAQEALKVISAIIEDVSKEMESEVNRAEAPPICS, translated from the coding sequence ATGTGCCTCGCCATACCGTCGAAGATTATCGAGAAAGACCAGTTCAGGGCTGTTGTCGATGTATACGGTGCCCGCAGGGAAATTAATCTTATGCTGATGGCCGAAGAAGTTGAGATAGGAGACTATGTGCTGGTGCATGCAGGGTTTGCGCTCCAGAAGGTCGATGAATCTGCGGCACAGGAGGCACTGAAGGTTATTTCTGCAATTATCGAGGATGTTTCGAAAGAGATGGAATCTGAAGTTAATCGTGCCGAGGCCCCTCCGATCTGCAGTTGA
- a CDS encoding HyaD/HybD family hydrogenase maturation endopeptidase: protein MEIPLSSSGSQPRILVMGVGSILMMDEGIGIRAVEELEKRYRFPENVEILDGGTSGIELLSYISGKDYLIIIDAIKSGNPPGTVLRVEGEDVPAQFLTRISPHQLGISDLLAAATLTDEIPKKMVLFGIEPKEIVMVIGLSDVVRASMAHLVEVVVDELKRLGCDVVPRAPHEISRTESVWGKM, encoded by the coding sequence ATGGAAATCCCTTTGTCATCATCAGGATCGCAGCCCAGGATCCTTGTCATGGGAGTGGGCAGCATCCTGATGATGGATGAAGGCATCGGTATCCGGGCAGTAGAAGAGTTAGAGAAGCGTTACCGGTTTCCGGAGAATGTCGAGATACTCGATGGCGGCACTTCAGGGATCGAGCTTCTCTCCTATATTTCCGGCAAAGACTACCTGATTATCATTGACGCCATCAAGAGCGGCAACCCTCCCGGCACGGTGCTGAGGGTCGAAGGAGAGGACGTGCCTGCTCAGTTTCTGACAAGGATTTCACCTCATCAGCTCGGCATCTCCGATCTTCTGGCTGCCGCAACCCTTACGGATGAGATACCGAAGAAGATGGTGCTCTTTGGCATCGAACCGAAGGAGATCGTTATGGTGATAGGTCTGTCAGACGTGGTGAGGGCGAGCATGGCCCATCTGGTAGAGGTTGTTGTTGATGAATTGAAACGCTTGGGGTGCGATGTAGTGCCGCGTGCGCCGCATGAGATTTCCCGGACAGAGAGCGTCTGGGGGAAAATGTAG